One stretch of Weissella koreensis KACC 15510 DNA includes these proteins:
- a CDS encoding GtrA family protein, producing MKLIWKIFNKYQTQILYLFFGVLTTIINILIYGGLHLIHTPYQIAYWTAWFVTVLFAYLTNRRWVFSSQAHGFKQLSVEVFNFYLARFITGILGSGIMFIGVSWLQQNDFVWNIIQNIFVIISNYILSKWFIFKHKEEMEYDD from the coding sequence ATGAAATTAATTTGGAAGATATTTAATAAGTATCAAACGCAAATTTTATACTTATTTTTTGGTGTATTAACTACTATTATTAATATTTTGATATATGGGGGATTACATCTTATACATACTCCTTATCAAATTGCATACTGGACTGCTTGGTTTGTAACGGTTCTTTTTGCATATTTAACCAATCGACGTTGGGTTTTTAGTTCCCAAGCACATGGATTTAAACAACTTAGTGTTGAAGTGTTTAATTTTTATTTAGCCCGTTTTATAACTGGGATTTTAGGATCAGGAATTATGTTTATTGGTGTGAGCTGGTTACAACAAAATGATTTTGTTTGGAATATCATTCAAAATATTTTTGTAATTATTTCTAATTATATTTTAAGTAAGTGGTTTATCTTCAAGCATAAGGAGGAAATGGAATATGACGATTAA
- a CDS encoding Cof-type HAD-IIB family hydrolase, with translation MTIKLIATDLDGTFLRNDRTFDVARFNRLLDQMEDQDVKMVVATGNKVEQTLHYFKETPTNRLTYISSNGAMVSDTTGILYKRPVSKEQIKKVLDWNTQTRAKMENLIVLSGIKAAYVSNHATPEMIQAVEQFYPKVIQVEKFLEIEDDILVMELLWPENADIKYFVQVLRKKFGEELHTTGSGFGSVSILAANTNKETGLEALSRIWGIKPEEMVAFGDNSNDLEMLRYVGHPFVMPNAAEFMKERISQQAKADNENDGVLETIEMLLADQSQD, from the coding sequence ATGACGATTAAATTAATAGCAACTGATTTAGATGGTACTTTTTTAAGGAATGATCGGACTTTTGATGTGGCACGGTTCAACCGGCTCTTGGATCAAATGGAAGACCAAGATGTAAAAATGGTTGTAGCTACTGGAAATAAAGTTGAACAGACTTTGCATTACTTTAAAGAGACTCCAACGAATCGTTTAACTTACATTTCAAGTAATGGAGCAATGGTCTCAGATACCACAGGAATTTTGTATAAGCGACCAGTTTCTAAAGAACAAATTAAGAAAGTCTTGGACTGGAATACGCAGACGCGGGCTAAAATGGAAAATTTAATTGTTTTGTCTGGAATTAAAGCTGCTTATGTTTCTAATCATGCTACACCTGAGATGATTCAAGCAGTGGAACAATTCTATCCTAAGGTGATACAAGTTGAAAAATTTCTTGAAATCGAAGATGATATTTTAGTAATGGAACTTCTTTGGCCGGAAAATGCGGATATTAAATATTTTGTACAAGTGTTGCGTAAAAAGTTTGGTGAAGAACTTCATACCACTGGATCTGGGTTTGGTTCAGTTTCCATTTTAGCAGCTAACACCAATAAAGAAACGGGCCTAGAAGCATTGAGTCGAATTTGGGGGATTAAGCCAGAAGAGATGGTAGCGTTTGGAGATAATAGTAATGATCTTGAAATGCTACGTTATGTGGGCCATCCATTCGTGATGCCAAATGCTGCTGAATTTATGAAAGAGCGAATTTCACAGCAAGCTAAGGCAGATAATGAAAATGATGGGGTCTTAGAAACGATTGAAATGTTATTAGCTGATCAATCTCAAGACTAG
- a CDS encoding isoprenyl transferase: MRMFFNKKSPVVSTELDLERIPKHVAIIMDGNGRWAKAKGLPRVAGHQQGMEVVKKITVAASDLGVKVLTLYAFSTENWKRPASEVGFLMKLPTRFFDTFVPELIQNNVKVQVMGYIDQLPAETQKAVQQAIEQTKNNTGMVLNFALNYGGRAEIITGVQNLARQVQAGTLSPEQIDEKQISNALMTAPLSPYQDPELLIRTSGENRISNFLLWQLAYSEMVFLDQHWPDLDADGFKQAILIYQGRDRRFGGIKEDKK; encoded by the coding sequence ATCAGGATGTTTTTTAATAAAAAATCACCGGTTGTATCAACGGAACTTGATTTAGAACGGATTCCAAAGCACGTCGCAATTATTATGGATGGAAATGGTCGTTGGGCAAAAGCTAAGGGCTTACCACGGGTAGCTGGACATCAACAAGGCATGGAAGTGGTTAAAAAAATTACAGTTGCTGCTAGCGATCTTGGAGTTAAAGTTTTAACTTTATACGCCTTTTCTACAGAAAATTGGAAGCGTCCTGCTAGTGAGGTTGGCTTTTTGATGAAATTGCCAACCCGTTTTTTTGATACTTTTGTCCCTGAATTGATACAAAACAATGTTAAAGTGCAAGTAATGGGATATATAGATCAATTACCCGCAGAAACACAAAAGGCAGTCCAACAGGCAATCGAACAAACTAAAAATAATACGGGAATGGTATTAAATTTTGCGTTGAACTATGGTGGCCGTGCTGAGATTATTACGGGAGTTCAGAATCTGGCTCGACAAGTTCAAGCTGGAACCCTGTCGCCAGAGCAAATTGATGAAAAACAAATTTCGAATGCTTTGATGACGGCTCCTTTATCCCCTTACCAAGATCCTGAGTTATTAATTCGTACAAGTGGTGAAAATAGAATTTCAAATTTCTTATTATGGCAATTAGCATATAGTGAAATGGTTTTTTTGGATCAACACTGGCCAGACTTAGACGCGGATGGTTTTAAGCAGGCAATTTTAATTTATCAAGGTCGCGATCGTCGTTTTGGTGGTATTAAAGAAGATAAAAAGTAG
- a CDS encoding phosphatidate cytidylyltransferase — protein MKTRVITAVIALIVFIPTILLGGTLLELVAAVLAVIAMSEVVLMRKKLFVSFEAIVSMIGVFLMTLPSGIWKQWNAWLPVGLQFSSLLYIFVLLMLFHTVVSRNHFSFEDAGVFTLAMMYIGMGFHFLVQAREAGISVIFFGMLIVWITDSGAYMIGRKIGKTPLAPRLSPNKTWEGSIGGTVVAVVFMTIYTYFFPQVYSLPVMVLIILVLSIAGQFGDLIESGLKRYYKVKDSGNILPGHGGILDRFDSMIIVMPILYLLGGML, from the coding sequence ATGAAAACTCGAGTTATTACTGCGGTAATTGCATTAATAGTTTTTATTCCAACGATTTTGTTGGGAGGAACACTTTTAGAATTAGTCGCAGCTGTATTAGCAGTGATCGCCATGAGCGAAGTTGTCTTAATGCGTAAAAAATTATTTGTTTCATTTGAAGCAATTGTTTCAATGATAGGGGTTTTCTTAATGACCCTACCATCTGGAATTTGGAAGCAATGGAATGCATGGCTACCAGTAGGATTACAATTTTCTTCATTATTATATATTTTCGTCTTATTAATGCTTTTCCATACCGTAGTAAGTCGAAATCATTTTAGCTTTGAAGACGCGGGAGTCTTTACCCTGGCAATGATGTACATTGGAATGGGCTTCCATTTCTTGGTACAAGCCCGAGAAGCTGGAATTAGTGTTATTTTCTTTGGAATGTTAATCGTGTGGATTACTGATTCAGGGGCCTATATGATTGGTCGGAAGATTGGAAAGACACCTTTAGCACCGCGCTTGAGTCCTAATAAAACTTGGGAAGGTTCAATTGGCGGAACTGTAGTAGCCGTAGTCTTTATGACTATCTATACTTACTTTTTCCCACAGGTTTATAGTTTGCCAGTTATGGTCTTGATTATTTTGGTCTTATCGATTGCAGGACAATTTGGTGATTTAATTGAATCAGGATTGAAACGTTACTACAAGGTGAAAGATTCAGGAAATATTTTGCCAGGACATGGTGGAATTTTGGATCGCTTTGATTCAATGATTATTGTTATGCCAATTCTATATCTCTTGGGTGGGATGTTATAA
- a CDS encoding proline--tRNA ligase, which produces MKQSKVFIPTLRQAPADAEVISHQMMLRAGYIRPVSAGVYAYLPLAQRVLNKIETIVREEMERVDAIEMLAPTLLPAELWQESGRYESYGPDLFKLRNRHDRDMILAPTHEEVMTELIRDDIKSYKRLPLTIYQIQNKLRDERRPRSGLLRGREFLMKDAYSFSVDQEGLDVAYKNMEQAYIKIFDRVGLKYRVIVGDAGAMGGSDSKEFSAPAAAGEDIIAYSEESDYAANLEMAKDLYTPNKSHAAFAELEKIATPEVKTIEELANYLKKQPDQLVKTLLMIADEKPLMLLIRGDYEVNEVKVAHLTGAAELRMATEDEAQTLLGSSFGSLGPVNVDPEIKIIADEWVQDMVNVPVGANEAGFHYLNANLERDFRIDEVADIRTAIEGNQTIDGKGKLIFTKGIEVGHIFKLGTRYSKALGAQVLDNNGRQQDVIMGSYGIGVSRLLAAIVEQNADDKGLVWPKAVAPWDVHLVPIKYTDAEQGALTDQIQTQLVEAGYEVLVDDRNERPGVKFADSDLIGLPVRITIGKKANEGIVEVKVRTADEAIEVRVDELVNTLTILLQTTDEISE; this is translated from the coding sequence ATGAAACAATCTAAAGTGTTTATCCCAACTTTACGTCAGGCGCCTGCCGATGCTGAAGTAATTTCCCACCAAATGATGTTGCGGGCTGGATATATTCGTCCAGTCTCAGCCGGTGTGTATGCATACTTACCACTAGCCCAACGGGTGTTAAATAAAATTGAAACTATCGTTCGGGAAGAAATGGAACGCGTAGATGCTATTGAAATGTTGGCACCAACGTTGTTGCCTGCTGAACTATGGCAAGAGTCTGGTCGTTATGAAAGTTATGGACCAGATTTGTTTAAATTGCGAAATCGTCATGATCGTGACATGATCTTAGCGCCTACGCATGAAGAAGTTATGACTGAATTAATTCGTGATGATATTAAGTCATATAAGCGGTTGCCACTCACGATCTACCAAATTCAAAACAAATTACGTGATGAACGTCGTCCTCGTTCAGGACTATTAAGAGGTCGTGAATTCTTGATGAAGGATGCTTATTCATTCTCTGTTGATCAAGAAGGATTAGATGTAGCTTATAAAAATATGGAACAAGCTTATATTAAAATTTTTGATCGTGTGGGGTTGAAATACCGTGTCATCGTTGGGGATGCTGGAGCTATGGGTGGTTCTGATTCAAAGGAATTTTCTGCACCAGCCGCAGCCGGCGAAGATATCATTGCTTACTCTGAAGAATCTGATTACGCAGCTAATTTAGAAATGGCCAAGGATCTGTATACGCCTAATAAGTCGCATGCTGCTTTTGCTGAGTTAGAAAAGATTGCAACACCAGAGGTTAAGACAATTGAAGAACTAGCTAATTATCTTAAAAAGCAACCAGATCAATTGGTTAAAACACTTTTGATGATTGCTGATGAAAAGCCTTTGATGTTGTTAATTCGAGGTGACTATGAAGTCAATGAGGTTAAAGTTGCACATTTGACAGGAGCCGCTGAATTACGGATGGCAACTGAAGATGAAGCACAAACTTTGCTTGGCTCATCATTTGGTTCATTAGGTCCTGTTAATGTGGACCCTGAAATTAAAATTATTGCTGATGAATGGGTTCAAGATATGGTTAATGTTCCAGTTGGAGCTAATGAAGCAGGTTTCCATTACTTAAATGCTAATCTTGAACGTGATTTCCGCATTGATGAAGTTGCTGATATTCGAACTGCCATCGAGGGAAATCAGACAATCGACGGTAAAGGTAAATTGATCTTTACTAAGGGAATCGAAGTTGGACACATCTTTAAATTGGGAACACGTTATTCTAAGGCTTTAGGGGCCCAAGTTTTGGATAATAATGGACGTCAACAAGATGTTATTATGGGTAGTTATGGAATTGGTGTTTCACGTTTGTTAGCTGCAATTGTAGAGCAAAATGCTGATGATAAGGGACTAGTATGGCCTAAAGCGGTTGCGCCTTGGGATGTTCATTTGGTACCAATCAAATATACAGATGCTGAGCAAGGGGCTTTAACTGATCAAATTCAAACACAATTAGTTGAAGCTGGTTATGAGGTGCTGGTAGACGATCGTAATGAACGACCAGGCGTTAAGTTTGCTGATTCTGACTTAATTGGATTACCAGTTCGTATTACGATTGGTAAAAAGGCTAATGAAGGAATTGTGGAAGTCAAAGTTCGTACGGCAGACGAAGCAATTGAAGTTCGAGTTGATGAATTAGTTAATACATTGACAATTTTGCTCCAAACAACGGATGAAATTAGTGAATAG
- a CDS encoding DUF1361 domain-containing protein has protein sequence MKKSEIKIFILIHLIVLGFYVMVYAIPSRFGFLIWNVFLALVPLDVALMHKALQTKKQWPLRIIAFIVWLAFFPNAMYLMTDFSHLSAIGTGLANPAQYLNYGVLFTGVFIGMLIGLSSLEIIVETLPFQKWYFKVPFYMFIAIVSSSAIYLGRFQRANSWDLVTNFKTLIDQVSFVMNPDLYYFVIVFGLVQLFIFSVYHLIWVRR, from the coding sequence ATGAAAAAAAGTGAAATTAAAATATTTATCTTAATCCACCTGATTGTTTTAGGATTTTATGTCATGGTTTATGCAATACCATCTCGTTTTGGATTTTTAATTTGGAATGTCTTTTTAGCGTTAGTTCCTTTGGATGTTGCGCTGATGCATAAAGCCCTACAAACTAAAAAACAATGGCCTCTGCGAATAATAGCTTTTATTGTTTGGCTGGCCTTTTTCCCAAATGCAATGTATTTGATGACTGATTTTAGTCATTTATCGGCTATTGGCACAGGATTAGCTAATCCTGCCCAATATTTAAATTATGGAGTCCTTTTCACCGGTGTTTTCATTGGAATGCTAATTGGATTATCCAGTTTAGAGATAATAGTTGAAACTTTACCATTTCAAAAGTGGTATTTTAAAGTTCCTTTTTATATGTTCATTGCGATTGTATCAAGTTCGGCAATTTATCTAGGTCGTTTTCAACGAGCTAATTCTTGGGATTTGGTAACAAATTTCAAGACATTGATTGACCAGGTTTCTTTTGTGATGAATCCTGATTTGTATTATTTTGTGATTGTATTTGGTTTAGTACAGTTATTTATTTTTAGTGTTTACCATTTAATTTGGGTAAGGCGTTAA
- a CDS encoding PolC-type DNA polymerase III — MSLSASEQFQVLAKQLQFEKIPQGFKNAELQKLTVHENSKVWQFKLDLPALPAVQETADFVHRLTMSFQHLAEPDFKFNLSQQPDVSTIAQYWNWVMQLHQNESGAFNPAFSNVVLEVTENQINLKFNSKAWLQYAEKTGMTIVADTFYKLGLADPLPFKLQVDDQLVQRSLNQNQQHRMQEQAEIAKKTQANLEAQHAAMLQHKKESEKIEDQQKSRVRSKVTDRSIGKGIPNGVIVTKMTDVQMEADLVTFEGYVFDSEIRELRNGRKLAILKMSDYTDSFILKKFLNQEAEEPWLKDLKNGGWYRVRGNIREDAFSHDLTMMFRDIEVIPGKKARKDPYQGDEKRVDLQVHSLMSTMDATNGIGDYIKTAADWGMRSIAVTDTAGAQAFPEASNTAKQINSKLNDKATQQFLAESGIDPNDQDIVKDFLKTHTNELSEFIKTKQAHFKMIYGVEVNLVEDSSAFALNEDTTNLDDAIYVSFDVETTGLAPRYDKVIQLSAVKMQRGNVIAEFDEYINPHEPLSPIIMDITHITDQDLKNAREESEVFAEFKAFCADHILVGHNVIDFDVPMVNTTYERLGMETISNVVVDTLPLARFVHPEMRRFTLSTLAKKLGVPLDHAHNAIFDATATGQVARKLLQDMEEQYGVKNAKQLNEYAGKAESWRHERPKRATVLVKNQTGVKNLYKLISEANVNYLERVPRTPRSILNKYRDGLLIGTGDASGEFFEALERKGVLAAKEIAKYYDYIEIQPLSNYTQELAREMIKGEDRLKEIIQDAIDIGKQLDKPVVVSGDAHYLDPEDAIYRKILINSQGGANPLNRYPLPKVHFKTTQELLDEFDFLGEDLAKQIVVHNTNIVADQIDDVEAIKTGNYPPNMPNAEQEIREKTYQTAYRMYGKPLPLQIEARIERELASIIGNGFSVIYLVAQRLVAKSNKDGYLVGSRGSVGSSLVALLVGITEVNALAPHYYSRKGDYVEFVDPRIYGSGYSIPIKTSPIDQSDLFGDGHNIPFETFLGFKGNKVPDIDLNFSGDYQSFAHNYMKSLFGENNVFRAGTIATVADKTAFGYVKAYERDLNENVRKQKQKDLGISNLDDVHLSEEEVISFKTAEIERLSAGSTGVKRTTGQHPAGILIVPDDMEIYDFTPIQFPADDIKAKWKTTHFDFHSIHDNILKMDILGHDDPTMIRALQDMSGIDPTTIPMNDEGVMSLFKSPDVLGVKAENIFSKTGTLGVPEFGTAFVRGMLQETKPTSYADLLQISGLSHGTDVWRGNADELIENGLADISTVIGTRDKIMTDLINWGVNPESAFQIMEKVRKGKGVSEAYQAELRDAGIQEWYIESLQKIQYMFPLAHAAAYVLMALRIAYFKVYFPTLYYAAYFSIRASNFDIVTMSRGSQALKGRIIEINGQGLDASAKDRDLVTVLEVANEATERGIDFGMVDLYKSDSEQWIIDGNVLLAPFNAVPSLGDNVAKKIIAARAEGEFLSKEDLAKRGGVSQTLMQFFEDNGVVDGMSEENQMALF; from the coding sequence ATGAGTTTATCAGCATCAGAACAATTTCAGGTTTTAGCGAAACAATTACAATTTGAAAAAATTCCTCAGGGATTTAAAAACGCTGAATTACAGAAATTAACGGTTCATGAAAATTCAAAAGTATGGCAGTTTAAATTGGATCTACCAGCATTACCAGCAGTTCAAGAAACGGCTGATTTTGTTCACCGATTAACGATGAGTTTTCAACATTTAGCTGAGCCTGATTTTAAATTTAATTTGAGTCAGCAACCAGATGTTTCAACTATTGCCCAATATTGGAATTGGGTGATGCAATTACATCAAAATGAAAGTGGAGCCTTTAATCCGGCGTTTAGTAATGTTGTACTAGAGGTAACTGAAAATCAGATTAATTTAAAATTCAATTCTAAGGCGTGGCTTCAATACGCAGAAAAAACTGGAATGACAATTGTTGCGGATACTTTTTATAAGTTAGGTCTAGCTGATCCTTTGCCTTTTAAATTACAAGTAGATGATCAATTAGTACAACGTTCATTGAACCAAAACCAACAACATAGAATGCAAGAACAAGCTGAGATAGCTAAAAAAACGCAAGCTAATTTGGAAGCTCAACATGCAGCAATGCTTCAGCATAAAAAAGAAAGTGAAAAAATTGAAGATCAACAAAAGTCACGAGTTCGATCTAAGGTTACAGATCGTTCGATTGGGAAAGGAATTCCTAATGGAGTTATTGTGACTAAAATGACCGATGTTCAAATGGAAGCTGATTTAGTGACCTTTGAAGGATATGTTTTTGATAGTGAAATTCGAGAATTACGGAATGGACGAAAATTAGCAATCTTGAAAATGTCAGATTACACTGATTCATTTATATTGAAGAAGTTTTTGAACCAAGAGGCTGAGGAACCATGGTTGAAGGATTTGAAAAATGGTGGCTGGTATCGAGTACGTGGAAATATTCGTGAAGATGCCTTTAGTCATGATTTAACTATGATGTTTCGAGATATTGAAGTAATACCAGGGAAAAAAGCTCGAAAAGACCCATACCAAGGGGATGAAAAGCGAGTTGATTTGCAGGTTCATTCACTTATGTCTACGATGGATGCTACTAATGGAATTGGTGATTATATTAAAACCGCTGCTGATTGGGGCATGAGATCCATAGCTGTTACTGATACAGCTGGTGCACAAGCTTTTCCAGAAGCGTCAAATACAGCTAAACAAATCAATAGTAAGTTAAATGATAAGGCAACTCAACAGTTTCTTGCTGAATCTGGAATTGACCCTAATGATCAAGATATAGTTAAAGATTTTTTAAAAACTCATACGAATGAATTATCCGAGTTTATAAAAACCAAGCAAGCTCATTTTAAAATGATTTATGGGGTTGAAGTTAATTTAGTTGAAGATAGTAGTGCTTTTGCACTAAATGAAGATACAACCAATTTAGATGATGCCATTTACGTGTCTTTTGACGTGGAAACGACAGGTCTTGCTCCTCGATATGATAAGGTTATTCAATTATCAGCAGTTAAAATGCAAAGGGGAAATGTAATTGCGGAATTTGATGAATATATCAATCCACATGAACCATTGAGCCCAATTATTATGGATATTACGCATATTACTGATCAAGATTTGAAAAATGCACGGGAAGAAAGTGAAGTTTTTGCTGAATTTAAAGCTTTCTGTGCAGATCATATTTTAGTTGGTCATAACGTTATCGATTTTGATGTACCGATGGTTAATACTACCTATGAACGATTAGGGATGGAGACCATTAGTAATGTAGTAGTTGATACCTTGCCATTAGCACGGTTTGTACATCCTGAAATGCGCCGCTTTACACTAAGCACTTTGGCTAAAAAACTAGGGGTGCCATTAGATCACGCCCATAACGCCATTTTTGATGCAACGGCAACTGGACAAGTAGCTCGGAAACTCTTGCAGGACATGGAAGAACAATATGGTGTCAAAAATGCGAAACAACTAAATGAATATGCCGGTAAAGCAGAATCTTGGCGTCATGAGCGTCCTAAGCGAGCAACTGTATTGGTTAAAAATCAAACCGGGGTTAAAAATTTATATAAGTTAATTTCAGAGGCCAATGTTAACTATCTCGAACGTGTTCCGCGAACACCACGATCTATATTAAATAAGTATCGTGATGGCCTTTTGATTGGGACAGGAGATGCCAGCGGAGAATTTTTTGAGGCCCTTGAGAGAAAAGGCGTTTTGGCAGCTAAAGAGATCGCTAAATATTATGATTATATTGAAATTCAACCTTTAAGTAATTACACCCAAGAATTAGCACGGGAAATGATTAAAGGAGAAGATCGATTGAAAGAAATCATTCAGGATGCTATTGATATTGGAAAACAATTGGATAAACCAGTTGTAGTTAGTGGAGATGCTCATTATTTGGATCCTGAAGATGCAATTTATCGTAAAATTTTGATTAATTCACAAGGTGGAGCGAATCCTTTGAACCGTTATCCTTTGCCCAAGGTACATTTTAAAACAACTCAAGAACTATTGGATGAGTTTGATTTTTTGGGTGAGGACTTGGCAAAACAAATAGTTGTGCATAATACTAATATCGTGGCTGATCAGATTGATGATGTGGAAGCCATTAAAACGGGAAATTATCCTCCAAATATGCCTAATGCGGAACAAGAGATTCGAGAAAAGACCTATCAGACAGCATATAGAATGTATGGTAAGCCATTACCGTTGCAAATAGAGGCACGAATTGAGCGAGAATTAGCTTCAATTATTGGAAACGGATTCTCAGTTATTTATTTGGTGGCTCAACGTCTGGTTGCAAAATCTAATAAAGATGGTTACTTAGTTGGTTCACGTGGATCTGTTGGGTCATCATTAGTTGCCTTGTTAGTTGGAATTACTGAAGTCAATGCACTAGCCCCTCATTATTATAGCCGTAAGGGTGACTATGTGGAGTTTGTCGATCCGCGTATCTATGGTTCAGGTTATTCAATTCCGATTAAAACATCACCCATAGATCAAAGCGATTTATTTGGGGATGGGCATAATATTCCATTTGAAACTTTTTTAGGTTTTAAGGGAAATAAGGTTCCTGATATTGATTTGAATTTTTCAGGTGATTATCAATCCTTTGCACATAATTATATGAAATCATTGTTTGGAGAAAATAATGTTTTTCGGGCGGGAACTATCGCCACTGTGGCTGATAAGACGGCTTTTGGTTATGTAAAAGCATATGAACGAGATCTAAATGAAAATGTTCGGAAGCAAAAGCAAAAGGATCTAGGGATTAGTAATTTAGATGATGTTCATCTCTCAGAAGAAGAAGTAATATCATTTAAAACAGCTGAGATTGAACGGCTATCTGCTGGTTCAACAGGAGTTAAGCGAACAACTGGTCAGCATCCGGCTGGAATTTTGATCGTTCCTGATGATATGGAAATTTATGATTTCACTCCAATACAATTCCCAGCGGATGATATCAAGGCTAAATGGAAGACAACTCATTTTGATTTTCATTCTATTCACGACAATATTTTGAAAATGGATATTTTGGGACATGATGATCCAACGATGATTCGTGCATTACAAGATATGTCAGGGATTGATCCAACAACTATTCCAATGAATGATGAAGGGGTCATGAGCCTTTTTAAATCGCCAGATGTTTTGGGTGTTAAGGCGGAAAATATTTTTTCAAAGACTGGAACATTAGGTGTACCAGAATTTGGGACAGCTTTTGTTAGAGGGATGTTACAAGAAACGAAACCGACTAGTTATGCTGACTTACTTCAAATTTCAGGACTATCTCACGGAACAGATGTGTGGCGAGGTAACGCAGATGAATTGATTGAAAATGGGTTAGCTGACATTTCTACCGTAATTGGAACACGAGACAAAATTATGACGGACTTAATCAATTGGGGAGTTAACCCTGAATCAGCCTTTCAAATTATGGAAAAAGTGCGTAAGGGAAAAGGTGTTTCTGAAGCCTATCAAGCCGAATTGCGTGATGCAGGAATACAAGAATGGTATATTGAATCTCTTCAAAAGATCCAATATATGTTCCCATTGGCTCACGCTGCTGCATATGTTTTGATGGCTTTGCGGATTGCTTACTTTAAAGTCTATTTTCCAACTTTGTATTATGCAGCGTACTTCTCGATTCGAGCTAGTAATTTTGATATTGTTACGATGTCTCGCGGATCGCAAGCACTCAAAGGGCGAATTATAGAGATTAACGGCCAAGGATTAGATGCATCAGCCAAAGATCGCGATCTTGTAACCGTATTGGAAGTTGCTAATGAGGCGACCGAGCGTGGAATTGATTTTGGAATGGTAGATCTATATAAATCAGATTCGGAACAATGGATTATTGATGGTAACGTTTTGTTAGCACCTTTCAATGCAGTTCCTAGTTTAGGTGATAACGTTGCAAAGAAAATTATTGCAGCTAGAGCGGAAGGCGAATTCTTATCTAAGGAAGATTTGGCTAAACGTGGAGGTGTTTCTCAAACGTTGATGCAATTTTTCGAAGATAATGGTGTTGTTGATGGAATGTCTGAAGAAAATCAGATGGCACTTTTTTAA